One Roseimaritima multifibrata DNA window includes the following coding sequences:
- a CDS encoding DUF3299 domain-containing protein: MATNLDSTQNDSHDSAEKTAPEPNLSTGNAYEATLTSVSGSEFPYRALSRGAIASVLVAPFALLGFVPAFKVMLVMSLIGLAAAILGLRVTQMHPKEYSGRMLAKFGMGLNLLLLAAGIGMHAYIYATEVPDGYERVHFYALQQPTKSSVDMPTEEAVELNGKNIFLKGYIHPASGNGRLTRFVLVPDLGTCCFGGQPRSTDMVEVTLTKGNTIRHSMMQVKLAGEFLVSNGVQKGGFDKPVFYRLRANYAK; the protein is encoded by the coding sequence ATGGCAACCAATTTGGACTCTACCCAAAACGATTCGCACGACTCCGCGGAGAAAACTGCGCCGGAGCCGAACCTATCGACCGGAAACGCCTACGAAGCGACTTTGACTTCGGTCTCGGGGAGTGAATTCCCTTATCGTGCCCTCAGTCGCGGCGCGATCGCGTCGGTGTTGGTGGCTCCTTTCGCCTTGTTGGGCTTTGTGCCCGCCTTCAAGGTGATGCTGGTGATGTCCCTGATCGGATTGGCCGCAGCGATCTTGGGTTTGCGAGTCACGCAGATGCATCCCAAGGAATATAGCGGGCGGATGCTGGCGAAATTTGGGATGGGGCTGAACCTGTTGTTGCTGGCTGCTGGAATCGGCATGCACGCTTACATCTACGCGACCGAGGTTCCCGATGGTTACGAACGGGTTCACTTCTATGCGTTGCAGCAACCGACCAAATCGAGTGTCGATATGCCGACCGAAGAGGCGGTTGAACTGAATGGAAAGAACATCTTTCTAAAGGGGTATATTCATCCCGCTTCGGGTAACGGCCGTTTGACTCGCTTTGTGCTGGTGCCTGACCTGGGAACTTGTTGCTTTGGCGGTCAGCCCCGTAGTACCGACATGGTGGAGGTGACGTTGACCAAGGGGAACACGATTCGTCACAGTATGATGCAAGTGAAGCTGGCCGGAGAATTTTTGGTTTCCAATGGCGTCCAGAAGGGTGGATTTGATAAACCGGTCTTTTATCGCTTGCGAGCCAACTACGCAAAATAA
- a CDS encoding DUF3299 domain-containing protein, with amino-acid sequence MKPITALLTCLLAFTVLHSATADDTEDEKERKTREAAFARGEITFDDIKFDIEKDGDFEKKMLTDKVRKLEGKTVQLRGYILPSTLFRETDINEFVLVRDNQECCFGPGAALYDCVIINLVDGVTTDFTTRPVTVKGKFHFKEYLYPDNSGHFAVFQIKGTAVK; translated from the coding sequence GTGAAACCGATAACCGCGCTGCTGACATGTTTGCTGGCTTTCACGGTGTTGCACTCGGCAACGGCCGACGATACCGAGGACGAGAAAGAACGCAAGACACGGGAAGCCGCTTTCGCTCGCGGTGAAATCACGTTCGATGACATCAAATTTGACATCGAAAAGGATGGTGATTTCGAAAAGAAAATGTTGACCGATAAGGTTCGCAAGTTGGAAGGCAAGACGGTTCAGTTACGCGGCTACATTCTGCCGTCGACCCTTTTTCGCGAAACGGATATCAACGAATTTGTCTTGGTTCGCGATAACCAGGAGTGCTGTTTCGGTCCCGGAGCCGCGCTTTATGATTGTGTGATTATTAACCTTGTCGATGGAGTCACCACCGATTTCACGACTCGACCGGTTACGGTCAAAGGTAAATTCCATTTCAAGGAATATCTTTACCCTGACAATTCAGGCCACTTCGCCGTCTTTCAGATCAAAGGGACGGCGGTAAAGTAG
- a CDS encoding class I SAM-dependent methyltransferase, translating into MDDLSLPPAEETTEELSPKAQLEAEATKRFQWHWAPLRVAGQPWKIATASDPDGMLIEACERQDAGETGVIDPFWAAVWRASAGLDKFLDRYELEGTQVLELGCGTGRAGLSAALRGANVTLTDGVDDPLLLVRLTCWDLAERCRILRLRFGQDRLEGETFPLILGSDVTYLRQLWPELDHCLRLHLEPNGEVLLSDPHRLIADEFRDWIQAAGWEYQQHSVALSDDPEHPIRVMQLRLPSDSQTSP; encoded by the coding sequence ATGGATGATCTATCTCTTCCTCCAGCGGAGGAAACGACCGAGGAACTATCGCCGAAAGCCCAACTAGAAGCTGAAGCGACCAAACGCTTTCAGTGGCACTGGGCTCCGCTCCGTGTCGCTGGCCAACCCTGGAAAATTGCGACCGCATCCGATCCGGACGGCATGCTGATCGAAGCTTGCGAGCGACAAGACGCGGGTGAAACCGGAGTCATTGATCCGTTCTGGGCAGCGGTCTGGCGAGCGTCCGCAGGACTGGACAAATTCCTTGATCGCTACGAACTGGAAGGAACGCAGGTTCTGGAACTGGGGTGCGGCACCGGGCGCGCCGGATTATCCGCCGCCCTTCGCGGAGCCAACGTGACGCTTACCGATGGCGTCGATGACCCGCTGCTGCTGGTACGACTAACGTGCTGGGACCTCGCCGAACGTTGCCGAATCCTTCGCTTGCGTTTTGGGCAAGACCGCCTGGAGGGTGAAACGTTCCCTTTAATCCTGGGATCCGACGTCACCTACCTGAGGCAGCTTTGGCCTGAGCTGGACCACTGCCTGCGACTGCACCTAGAACCAAACGGAGAGGTTTTACTAAGCGATCCTCACCGTCTGATCGCGGACGAATTCCGTGACTGGATTCAGGCCGCAGGCTGGGAATACCAACAGCACTCGGTCGCCCTAAGCGACGATCCCGAACATCCCATCCGAGTGATGCAGCTAAGACTGCCCAGCGATTCGCAGACGTCCCCGTAG
- a CDS encoding 3-keto-disaccharide hydrolase encodes MHSNIIRLVLGSLVLLFAALNARPAFAQEPANETPNAETKVDPPAEPDAAAAEKAAAEATAAAEKAAKVAADKKAAEVKAAAEKAAKVAADKKAAEVKAAAEKAAKMAAEKKAAEVKAAAEKAAKMAAEKKAAEVKAAAEKAAKMAAEKKAAEVKAAAEKAAKMAAEKKAAEAKAAAEKKKNSPVPLPNVGFSDTPKLPGQPWRVHDVVRPRPKSITPGHPASDKQPAAAPSDATVLLGSEKPDLSAWAHEGPEGGADLRVPQWKIDGNVLSVKPNSGSLRTLESYGDCQLHVEWATPAEVQGDSQERGGSGILLMGQYEIQILDSFDNRTFADGQAGAIFGQFPPAVNPSRAPGEWQSFDIVFEAPQFDLSGKLEQPAYLTLFHNGVLVHHRRELMGATKFRELPKYDAGPPAAPLVLEDQGSPVQYRNIWIRPLTTR; translated from the coding sequence ATGCATTCTAACATCATTCGCCTCGTCCTCGGATCGCTTGTTCTCTTATTTGCGGCGTTAAACGCTAGGCCCGCATTCGCTCAGGAGCCTGCAAACGAAACGCCTAACGCCGAAACCAAGGTAGATCCGCCAGCCGAACCGGATGCAGCTGCAGCGGAAAAAGCGGCGGCAGAAGCAACAGCCGCTGCCGAAAAAGCTGCAAAGGTGGCGGCCGACAAAAAGGCCGCGGAAGTAAAAGCAGCTGCCGAAAAAGCCGCAAAGGTGGCGGCCGACAAGAAGGCCGCGGAAGTAAAAGCCGCTGCCGAAAAAGCCGCGAAGATGGCGGCCGAAAAGAAAGCTGCAGAAGTAAAAGCGGCTGCCGAAAAAGCCGCGAAGATGGCGGCCGAAAAGAAAGCTGCGGAAGTAAAAGCAGCTGCCGAAAAAGCCGCAAAGATGGCGGCCGAAAAGAAAGCTGCGGAAGTAAAAGCGGCTGCCGAAAAAGCCGCAAAGATGGCGGCCGAGAAGAAGGCGGCTGAAGCAAAAGCGGCCGCGGAGAAGAAAAAGAACAGTCCGGTCCCATTGCCGAACGTTGGCTTTAGTGACACCCCGAAGCTCCCCGGACAACCTTGGCGAGTCCACGATGTCGTACGGCCTCGTCCAAAATCGATCACGCCCGGTCACCCCGCTTCAGACAAACAACCCGCTGCAGCCCCCAGTGACGCCACGGTCCTGCTGGGAAGTGAAAAACCAGACCTCTCGGCCTGGGCCCATGAAGGACCTGAAGGCGGCGCCGACCTGCGAGTCCCCCAGTGGAAAATCGATGGGAACGTGCTTAGCGTGAAACCCAACAGCGGTTCACTAAGGACGCTTGAAAGCTATGGAGACTGCCAGCTTCACGTCGAATGGGCGACCCCAGCAGAAGTCCAAGGGGACAGTCAAGAACGAGGCGGAAGCGGGATTTTGCTGATGGGACAATACGAAATCCAAATTCTTGATTCGTTTGATAATAGGACGTTTGCCGACGGACAAGCCGGTGCGATCTTCGGCCAATTCCCACCTGCGGTAAATCCTTCCCGAGCCCCTGGCGAATGGCAATCCTTCGATATCGTATTTGAAGCCCCACAATTTGATTTGTCAGGGAAACTGGAACAGCCCGCCTATCTGACTCTGTTCCACAATGGCGTGCTGGTTCACCACCGCCGCGAACTGATGGGAGCGACGAAGTTCCGTGAATTGCCCAAGTACGATGCGGGCCCCCCAGCCGCTCCACTCGTCCTCGAGGACCAAGGCAGCCCGGTTCAATATCGCAATATCTGGATTCGCCCGCTGACCACCCGATAG
- a CDS encoding ThuA domain-containing protein: MVHRRIPSLRTLLFAAGVVTFAFSMPSFAQSTDPKSPVAEETEQQAKPTRILLVTGGCCHDYKEQIKLIKKGLDKELGEIEWTVKEHGSERTIMPPIYNQGNWAAPYDLVIHNECFGGVEDGAFVERIVSGHVSAGVPAVVIHCSMHSYRAAATAETWRAFLGVTSRRHEKAKRALDVIPVAAEHPIMKGFPNKWQTPNGELYVIEKVWPTATVLAQAYSEEEKAEQPVVWINEYQGARVFGTTLGHHNETIADEHWMQMTANGIRWALDKKE, translated from the coding sequence GTGGTACACCGACGCATTCCTTCCTTACGGACTCTGCTATTCGCCGCAGGAGTCGTAACCTTTGCATTTTCGATGCCAAGTTTTGCTCAATCGACCGATCCGAAATCCCCTGTCGCTGAAGAAACCGAACAACAGGCCAAACCGACACGCATCCTGCTGGTAACCGGCGGCTGCTGCCACGACTATAAAGAACAGATCAAGCTGATCAAAAAAGGGCTGGATAAGGAGCTTGGTGAAATCGAATGGACGGTGAAGGAACATGGTTCCGAGCGAACCATCATGCCCCCAATCTACAACCAAGGAAACTGGGCCGCCCCCTACGATCTGGTCATCCACAACGAGTGCTTTGGCGGCGTTGAAGACGGAGCCTTCGTCGAACGGATTGTTTCTGGACATGTCTCGGCCGGAGTTCCCGCAGTGGTCATCCATTGCTCCATGCACTCCTATCGCGCCGCGGCGACCGCCGAAACCTGGCGAGCCTTCCTAGGCGTGACCTCGCGTCGTCACGAGAAAGCGAAACGAGCCCTCGATGTGATTCCCGTAGCGGCCGAACATCCAATCATGAAAGGTTTTCCAAACAAATGGCAAACGCCAAATGGAGAACTATACGTGATTGAAAAAGTATGGCCGACAGCGACCGTCCTCGCACAAGCCTACAGCGAAGAAGAGAAAGCCGAACAGCCCGTGGTTTGGATCAATGAGTACCAAGGGGCACGAGTCTTTGGCACCACGCTAGGCCACCACAACGAAACGATCGCAGACGAACACTGGATGCAGATGACCGCCAACGGAATCCGCTGGGCGCTCGACAAGAAAGAGTAA
- a CDS encoding FxsA family protein → MLWRIFLAFTLIPLIELYLLWKITLATSLPVTILLVLVTGFIGSMLARSQGIRAWQRFHAAIGEGRMPAQEIQHGLLIAFAAAMLLTPGLVTDVAGFVLLVPFTREWVRKYFAARLKNSFQLQVTTFAAGGASRPAGGSDVVEAEGVRPVDSNPKGVEFRQ, encoded by the coding sequence ATGTTATGGCGGATTTTTCTCGCCTTTACTTTGATTCCATTGATTGAGCTGTACCTGCTGTGGAAAATCACTTTGGCAACCAGTTTGCCCGTGACCATTTTGCTGGTGTTGGTGACCGGTTTCATCGGTTCGATGTTGGCTCGCAGTCAAGGAATACGAGCTTGGCAGCGTTTTCATGCGGCGATCGGTGAAGGGCGGATGCCGGCTCAGGAGATCCAACATGGGTTGCTGATCGCATTTGCTGCGGCGATGTTGCTGACGCCAGGGTTGGTTACGGACGTCGCCGGGTTCGTCTTGCTGGTGCCGTTCACCCGAGAGTGGGTGAGAAAGTACTTCGCGGCTCGACTGAAGAACAGTTTCCAGCTGCAGGTGACCACGTTCGCTGCAGGAGGAGCATCGCGACCGGCTGGCGGGAGCGATGTCGTTGAAGCCGAAGGCGTCCGTCCCGTCGATTCGAATCCAAAGGGTGTCGAATTTAGGCAGTAA
- a CDS encoding cytochrome-c peroxidase — protein sequence MSRFHFLSGACIAAWMVLSPSHHVSAADSTTVVLGDESLTAGIPGSGPLTEAEITAWLSKPANHETLDVELPLGLKAAQANVFIPENNPMTRAKIELGRQLYFDPRLSVDLTISCASCHAPDQGYAAHTQFGVGVRGQEGGRNSPVSHNRIVSREQFWDGRASTLEDQAIGPIANPIEMGHDHDACVACLAGIPGYNLQFEAIFDDGLTIENVGKALATFERAIVTGPTPYDHYQELERFKKAYAEDLEYLDELRTEDPKFVAQYEGLIKATKDNPMSASAINGMKLFFSKANCQNCHAGANFTDEQYHNLGVGMEVETPDLGRYEITKKETEKGAFKTPTLRNIADSGPYMHDGSQETLEEVMVWYNKGGHPNAWLSDKMKPLNLTDQEVTDVVNFMKEGLTGDFPKVETGRLPK from the coding sequence ATGAGTCGCTTTCATTTCCTATCCGGTGCCTGCATTGCTGCATGGATGGTCTTGTCCCCTTCCCACCACGTCTCCGCTGCCGATTCTACAACGGTTGTTCTCGGTGACGAAAGTCTTACCGCTGGCATTCCCGGCAGCGGACCACTGACCGAGGCAGAAATAACCGCATGGCTTAGCAAGCCTGCCAACCACGAAACGCTCGACGTCGAATTGCCGCTTGGCTTGAAAGCCGCCCAGGCAAACGTCTTCATTCCTGAAAACAATCCGATGACCCGAGCCAAAATTGAACTCGGCCGACAACTTTACTTCGACCCCCGACTTTCGGTGGACCTGACGATCAGCTGTGCAAGCTGCCACGCACCCGACCAAGGCTACGCGGCCCACACTCAATTTGGAGTAGGCGTCCGCGGCCAGGAAGGGGGCCGGAATTCACCGGTATCGCACAACCGCATTGTCAGCCGAGAACAATTCTGGGACGGACGTGCCTCCACCCTTGAAGACCAAGCGATCGGCCCTATCGCCAACCCGATCGAAATGGGACATGACCATGACGCTTGCGTCGCCTGCCTGGCTGGCATCCCTGGATACAACCTGCAGTTCGAAGCGATCTTCGACGATGGGCTGACGATCGAAAACGTGGGCAAAGCCCTCGCGACTTTTGAGCGGGCCATCGTCACGGGCCCAACTCCCTACGACCACTACCAAGAACTAGAGCGTTTCAAAAAAGCCTACGCGGAAGACCTCGAGTACCTAGACGAACTTCGCACCGAAGACCCAAAGTTTGTCGCGCAGTACGAAGGACTGATCAAGGCGACCAAAGACAACCCGATGAGCGCTTCGGCCATCAATGGGATGAAGCTGTTTTTCTCGAAAGCCAACTGCCAAAACTGTCACGCGGGCGCTAACTTTACCGACGAGCAGTACCACAATCTTGGCGTCGGCATGGAAGTGGAAACCCCAGACCTAGGACGTTACGAAATCACCAAGAAGGAAACCGAGAAAGGTGCTTTCAAAACGCCCACACTGCGAAACATCGCCGACTCAGGTCCCTACATGCATGACGGCAGCCAAGAGACTTTGGAAGAGGTGATGGTCTGGTACAACAAAGGGGGCCACCCGAACGCTTGGCTAAGCGACAAAATGAAGCCTCTGAATCTGACCGATCAGGAAGTGACCGACGTCGTCAACTTCATGAAAGAAGGCCTGACCGGCGACTTCCCAAAAGTCGAAACAGGACGGCTGCCTAAATAA
- a CDS encoding GNAT family N-acetyltransferase → MTESSLGIQNANLRDANPSDLPELTAILNQQIEETVNSFRLGPISGPASLQWWAAHQDPRFPILVAPAGGGNASAGRDDVSVAGWASLSPWSSYEAYGKTAEVSIWVRPDFHRQGLGRRLMEGLVGRARNVGHRVLLSRVEANNRGSLRLHELFGFRTIGTMHQVGEKFSQRLDVVMLELLLDGEQ, encoded by the coding sequence ATGACAGAATCATCTCTGGGCATTCAAAACGCAAATTTGCGAGACGCGAATCCGTCTGATTTGCCGGAATTAACCGCGATCCTAAATCAGCAGATCGAGGAAACGGTGAACTCCTTCCGGCTAGGACCTATTTCGGGGCCTGCATCCTTGCAGTGGTGGGCTGCCCATCAAGACCCCCGCTTTCCGATTCTAGTTGCCCCGGCGGGTGGGGGGAATGCTTCGGCGGGGCGCGATGACGTTTCGGTGGCAGGTTGGGCATCCCTGTCGCCATGGTCGTCGTACGAAGCGTATGGCAAGACCGCGGAGGTATCGATCTGGGTGCGTCCCGATTTCCATCGCCAGGGGCTGGGCCGGCGATTAATGGAAGGCCTGGTTGGGCGGGCACGAAACGTTGGTCACCGTGTCTTGCTTTCTCGAGTGGAAGCCAATAATCGGGGAAGCCTGCGTCTGCACGAATTGTTCGGCTTTCGGACGATCGGGACGATGCATCAAGTCGGTGAGAAATTTTCGCAGCGATTGGACGTGGTGATGCTGGAATTGCTGCTGGACGGCGAGCAATAA
- the ftsY gene encoding signal recognition particle-docking protein FtsY — MAFWRSKKEESPDKPTTDSASTEDGSAAQGGEATQGDGTGMFQRVRQGLQKTREVLGTDIRDLFKEDGRLVDDAFLSELFAKLVRTDMGGGPAGRIRDDIATRFRARKVQMEDVLESIRNQTRELLQQEHTELQFADKAPTVILVVGVNGSGKTTSIGKLANYIHNKLGRTVVLGAGDTFRAAAVEQLTVWAGRIGCEIVTGKPEADPASVAYQTVEKAVATGAEVAIIDTAGRLQTQTHLMSQLEKIRRVIGKPVEDAPHEVLLVLDATSGQNAISQAKGFSEVAGCTGIILAKLDGSAKGGVILPILEQFKLPVKFVGVGEGIEDLALFDSDAFSDALFTDA; from the coding sequence ATGGCGTTTTGGCGTTCTAAAAAAGAAGAGTCCCCCGACAAGCCGACCACCGATTCCGCTTCGACTGAGGACGGGTCGGCCGCCCAAGGTGGCGAAGCAACGCAGGGTGACGGAACCGGCATGTTTCAGCGCGTCCGCCAAGGGCTCCAGAAAACCCGTGAGGTTTTAGGGACCGACATCCGCGACCTTTTCAAAGAAGACGGACGCTTGGTCGACGATGCGTTCCTCAGTGAACTGTTTGCCAAATTGGTTCGAACCGACATGGGCGGTGGACCAGCAGGACGAATCCGCGACGATATCGCAACGCGATTCCGTGCCCGAAAAGTCCAGATGGAAGATGTCCTGGAATCGATTCGCAATCAGACCCGAGAACTTCTGCAACAAGAACACACCGAACTGCAGTTCGCAGACAAAGCTCCGACGGTCATCCTTGTCGTCGGGGTGAATGGAAGTGGCAAAACAACTTCCATCGGAAAACTGGCAAACTACATCCACAACAAACTAGGACGAACGGTTGTCCTCGGTGCCGGTGATACATTCCGAGCCGCTGCCGTCGAACAATTGACGGTCTGGGCAGGACGCATTGGCTGCGAAATCGTCACCGGTAAACCCGAAGCCGACCCCGCAAGTGTTGCCTATCAGACGGTTGAAAAAGCGGTCGCGACCGGAGCCGAGGTAGCGATCATCGATACCGCCGGGCGGTTGCAGACACAAACACACTTGATGTCTCAGCTGGAAAAAATCCGCCGCGTCATCGGTAAACCTGTCGAAGACGCGCCGCACGAAGTCCTTCTAGTACTGGACGCGACCTCGGGCCAAAACGCAATCAGCCAAGCCAAAGGATTCAGCGAAGTAGCCGGCTGCACAGGAATCATCTTGGCAAAACTAGATGGTTCGGCCAAAGGGGGAGTGATCCTACCAATCCTCGAGCAATTTAAGTTGCCGGTCAAGTTTGTCGGCGTCGGAGAAGGAATCGAAGACCTTGCACTCTTCGATTCGGACGCTTTCAGCGACGCCCTGTTCACGGACGCCTAA
- the miaB gene encoding tRNA (N6-isopentenyl adenosine(37)-C2)-methylthiotransferase MiaB yields MSKRLYIETVGCQMNVLDSEMVVADLKQHGYELVATPKEADTLLFNTCSVREHAEEKIYSALGKLRQTKERNPDKTIGVMGCMAQKDQKLIFQRAPFVDLIVGPGQLQQIPTLLENIAAGKGRQLAVSLGRKAGSQDTIRRSHETFDPLRDPSMRPTPFQAYLRIQIGCDKFCTYCVVPMTRGPEQGRNPAQIVAEAQILADQGCVEITLLGQTVNSYRHTDEEGTVTRLSDLLRQLSEIEGIRRLKFVTSYPKDMTEELLETIRDLPKCSTYLHVPAQSGSDEQLKRMKRGYTVADYMEMMERIERILPEASISSDFIVGFCGETEEDFQKTIDLVRRCRFKNSFIFKYSVRPGTKASERLEDDVPEDVKNRRNNELLDVQNEISAEDNLKFIGQTVEILVEGPSKRGQKQPEESPLVQMMGRTICDRIVVYDGNRRQAGEFLPIEVTDVSSTTLVGRVKTVHSGPELFQLQTLDR; encoded by the coding sequence ATGAGCAAACGACTATACATCGAAACCGTTGGCTGCCAGATGAATGTTCTGGATAGCGAGATGGTTGTCGCGGACCTGAAACAGCACGGCTACGAATTGGTAGCCACCCCCAAGGAAGCGGACACGCTGCTCTTTAATACCTGCAGCGTCCGCGAGCATGCAGAAGAAAAAATCTACAGCGCGCTCGGGAAACTGCGGCAAACCAAAGAGCGGAACCCCGATAAAACGATTGGGGTAATGGGCTGCATGGCCCAAAAAGACCAAAAACTAATCTTCCAGCGAGCTCCGTTTGTCGACCTGATCGTCGGCCCCGGCCAACTTCAGCAGATTCCCACGCTGCTGGAAAACATTGCTGCCGGCAAAGGCCGCCAATTGGCCGTTTCGCTTGGCCGCAAAGCAGGTTCGCAGGATACGATTCGCCGCAGTCACGAAACCTTTGATCCGCTTCGTGACCCTTCGATGCGTCCGACGCCATTCCAGGCCTACCTCCGTATCCAAATCGGCTGCGATAAATTCTGCACCTACTGCGTCGTGCCGATGACTCGCGGCCCCGAGCAGGGCCGGAACCCCGCACAGATCGTTGCGGAAGCTCAAATCTTGGCGGACCAAGGCTGCGTGGAAATCACGCTGCTTGGCCAGACGGTAAACAGCTATCGCCACACCGACGAAGAGGGAACCGTCACACGCCTGAGCGACCTGCTCAGGCAGCTTAGCGAGATCGAGGGGATCCGCAGGCTGAAATTTGTGACCAGCTACCCCAAAGACATGACCGAAGAATTGCTGGAAACGATTCGCGACCTTCCTAAATGCTCGACCTACCTCCACGTCCCCGCACAAAGTGGTAGCGATGAACAACTGAAACGGATGAAACGGGGCTACACCGTTGCCGACTACATGGAAATGATGGAGCGGATCGAACGGATCCTTCCCGAAGCTTCGATCAGCAGCGACTTCATTGTCGGGTTCTGTGGCGAAACCGAAGAGGATTTCCAGAAGACGATCGACCTGGTTCGCCGCTGCCGTTTCAAAAATAGCTTTATCTTCAAGTACAGTGTCCGCCCCGGCACCAAGGCTTCGGAACGTCTGGAAGATGATGTCCCAGAAGATGTTAAGAACCGTCGCAACAACGAACTGCTGGATGTCCAAAACGAAATTTCGGCGGAGGACAATCTAAAATTCATCGGTCAGACCGTCGAAATCCTGGTGGAAGGCCCCAGCAAACGCGGCCAGAAACAGCCCGAAGAGAGCCCTCTGGTTCAAATGATGGGTCGCACGATCTGTGACCGGATCGTTGTCTATGATGGAAACCGACGTCAGGCGGGTGAATTCCTCCCGATCGAAGTGACCGATGTTTCCTCAACAACCTTGGTTGGGCGAGTCAAAACCGTTCACTCCGGCCCCGAGCTTTTCCAACTGCAAACGCTCGACCGTTGA
- a CDS encoding sulfatase family protein, whose protein sequence is MRDSGIYSWPRGLIILSGMTHPNIIFIITDQQRYDTIASLGFPHMDTPHLDRLVNEGTHFQQCHVTAASCAPARASLFKGYFPHTTGILRNADTWRRSWIEQLNDAGYHCTNIGKMHTWPFETELGFHERYVVENKDRYLEGRYFFDEWDKALRFRGLIKQQRELYRKREDYREALGAFDWELPADAHPDMFVGDMARWWIDSHPRSEPLFLQIGFPGPHPPYDPVPSYAEPYLAKDLPLLPVSDEELENQPPAFKELRQHNQDIDHDSVVLDLNPSEAQRHRQRAYYCANVTMIDEKVGQIMEALESNGYLENSIVIFTSDHGDCLTDHGHSQKWTMYDAITRVPLIVWAPPAMRTNGRFQAGRSVDGLVQQMDLGPTILEWAGIDVPGDWEARSLNGAFQETSDWQGRPYVYCEQAQDGILTGCQFMTMVRDHQFKLVHFLDEPHGQLFDLRTDPDECHNLWNHPIAAEAQARLLGELREWRIRSGLHTKNWCESWR, encoded by the coding sequence GTGCGTGATTCAGGCATCTACAGTTGGCCTCGTGGCTTGATTATCCTATCAGGCATGACACACCCCAACATTATCTTCATCATCACGGACCAACAGCGATACGACACAATCGCATCGCTTGGTTTTCCGCACATGGACACCCCTCACCTCGATCGCTTGGTCAACGAGGGAACCCATTTCCAACAGTGCCATGTCACGGCGGCCTCCTGCGCACCGGCGCGGGCAAGTCTCTTCAAGGGATACTTCCCACACACGACCGGGATCCTCCGCAACGCCGACACTTGGCGACGAAGCTGGATCGAGCAGTTAAACGATGCCGGGTACCACTGCACCAATATCGGCAAAATGCATACATGGCCGTTCGAGACCGAATTAGGTTTCCACGAACGCTATGTCGTCGAGAACAAAGATCGCTACCTCGAAGGGCGTTACTTCTTCGACGAATGGGACAAAGCGTTGCGTTTTCGTGGGCTGATCAAACAGCAACGGGAACTCTATCGCAAGCGAGAAGATTACCGGGAAGCGTTAGGCGCCTTCGACTGGGAACTGCCGGCCGACGCCCATCCCGACATGTTTGTCGGGGACATGGCCCGTTGGTGGATCGATTCGCATCCTCGCAGCGAACCCCTGTTCTTACAAATTGGTTTCCCCGGGCCGCATCCACCCTACGACCCGGTACCGAGTTACGCGGAACCCTATCTTGCCAAAGACCTTCCGCTGCTACCGGTCAGCGACGAAGAACTTGAAAACCAACCGCCCGCATTTAAAGAACTGCGGCAACACAACCAAGATATCGACCACGACTCGGTCGTCTTGGACCTGAATCCAAGCGAAGCCCAACGACACCGCCAACGCGCGTACTACTGCGCCAACGTGACCATGATCGACGAAAAAGTCGGACAGATCATGGAGGCTCTCGAATCCAACGGTTACCTTGAAAACAGCATCGTGATCTTCACAAGCGATCATGGCGATTGCTTGACCGATCATGGTCACAGTCAAAAATGGACCATGTACGACGCGATCACTCGCGTTCCCTTAATCGTCTGGGCACCGCCCGCGATGCGAACGAACGGACGTTTCCAGGCAGGGCGAAGCGTCGACGGACTGGTCCAGCAAATGGACCTGGGGCCCACGATCTTGGAGTGGGCCGGTATCGACGTTCCCGGCGACTGGGAAGCGCGTTCCTTGAACGGAGCGTTTCAGGAAACCTCCGACTGGCAAGGACGACCTTACGTCTACTGCGAACAGGCTCAAGATGGGATCCTGACAGGGTGCCAATTCATGACGATGGTTCGCGATCACCAATTCAAACTGGTCCATTTCTTAGATGAACCGCACGGGCAATTGTTTGATCTGCGGACCGACCCCGACGAATGCCACAATCTTTGGAACCATCCGATCGCCGCCGAAGCTCAGGCCCGCCTGCTGGGGGAATTGCGAGAATGGCGAATCCGCAGCGGGCTGCACACCAAAAACTGGTGTGAGAGCTGGCGATAA